The Diceros bicornis minor isolate mBicDic1 chromosome 24, mDicBic1.mat.cur, whole genome shotgun sequence region GCCGCTGGAGGGGGCATcgcggggctgggggaggggactgcGGGGACGAGGAGGGGGACGAGGACGGGGACGAGGAGAGGGCCGGCGGCGCGCGCGCCCGCGAAGTTGCCTGTGTGCTGCAGAGTTGGTTTGTTTTCCAAGGGGCGCCTTTCTCAcaacctttgtcttttttttcccccccttcaGAGTGCCATTAAGGGGAAATTGCAAGAATTAGGAGCTTATGTGGgtaagttttgttgttgttagtaacCTAATAGAATTCCTAATTTGAATTTTAGTAATGCATTTTTCCCATCGTACCTTTGACTTCGGAGAAACCCGTTCTATCTTCGAATCACATACTCCTCGGCTTTTCATTGAAAGTTCTGTATACTgccttggttttttttgtttttatcgaACCCCTTTCTAATATGGTGTTTTGCAGTTGTTTAGCTTCCTCTCTTGAGGCTCTGTCGTATTTTCCTTAATGTTTGTCTGATTTTTCTTTACTGTCTTGTTGATCTTCATTTTTCAGAATTATTATGTTGGATGTTAATGTTTGATACTTCCTGGTATTTCCCTCTGTCACGGTTCAGTGAGTTTTATTTTcagatctcctttttttttttctttgtcctttctcTCATACCTCATGACAGTAACgtttcttctttccctttattctttTATGATTTATAATTTGAGTGTTTACTCTGGGCCAGGCGCTGTGCTTAACCGTTGTATATGTGTTAGGTCAAGATAACCTCAGGGGAACACTGGAAGATAAGTGGTAATATCCCCGATTGTACaagcaaggaaactgaggctttgagtGCTTTCTTGAGCAGGGTTTTGTAGGTTGAGACCCTGGGTCTGTTCGGCTCCAGAGCTGGTGCCTTCTATGAAAATAATACCTACCACTTGTGATAGTAGTTCTCAAGGGTCTCTGAAGTCAAAACTGTTTTCCTGTTAATACTGACAGGCTGCTTGCTATGTTCACTGACATTTGGATTGTGCAAAGGCAGTCATGGGTAAAACTACTGGTACCATGGCCTGAACCAGACTGTGAGAAATCATCGTGTTCTTCACCACCACTCCacttgcaaataaaaaaaaaaaagccagtttcacttaagaatatAATTGATgaagcataaaaatattttttaaaaccctgGTCCTTGACTACATATTTTTGTTAACATAGTGTGAGGAAATAGGAAGTGCTCATAAAGTATTTCTGCCATATAGTGAAGCATGATGGGTTGTCTTAAGGAAAAGGATTTGTGTGATTGAGTCCTGATCTGGTCGCCTTTTTCATGGAACATCATTTGTAACTTCTAAGGACTGACAGGCTAGTTACATGCGCTTgggtatttggcagacattttcttgcaAGTGAGCAAAGTAAAAGAACTGATAGACTTTGTTGCCAGTGACAAAAATtgagctttcaagtgaaaattagaattctGGAAAATTTGTGTCTGCCCCTGTGAGCTTGGCAGCTTCCCACTGCTTAAATTTCTGATGAAATCAGTGGTGATATTAACAGATGGTTCTTTCATATTGTGTAATGAAATATATCAACCCGTCACTGGGTTTGTGTAGCTCAGTGAACCAGTATTTTTTCAAATGACCAATTCATGATGTTACAAAATTATACAAGGGTAAAAGATCCATTAAAAGTGCAGAATGGATCAATGGATTTTCATGTTAACAGAGCACAGAAAGGTCATTGATATAGTTTTAGTTTCCATGTCGCTGCTAACCTTTAAAAAACTACCACTTGTagagttttggtgtagtatcacAGAAGGATATCCATATTATCtggaaaggctattaaaatattcctttcttttccaaCTGCATATCTGTGAGACCagattttcttcacattcttcaATTAGAACAACATTTCACAACAGATTATATGCAGAAGCAGAAATCAGAATGCAGCCGTCTTCTTTTAAAGCAGATATTAAggagatttataaaaataaaacttgtgataggtgtattattttaaatgaataaatactttttaaaattttcagctttaatttctagttttgtaaATATTCATAGATATACTCACATAAATAAAAGTTGTTTGGGGTCATCAGTaagttttaagagtgtaaagaggGCCTGAGACCAAACAGTTTGAGAATTGCTGATTTACTGCATGCTGGGCACATTTCATAAATTATTTGTTGTCAGGGTTATTTTAAGACTTTAACAGATAGAAAATTGAAGCTTATCGGTTATAGATGAAGCTGAACTatgattgatttattcattcatcacttAATGAATGCcagctatgtgccaggaacttgtTTTGGGTCAAAAAGAAATCCACAGAAAACCTACAATGAGAACTTTCTTAATTCTAGCACATGAAAGCACAAATACATGTTAATTGGGTCTAAATTCAGTCTTATTGATAATTGCTATCATTTATCAAAAATCTGAAaccaagaatttatttatttatttattccccccgcaaaagccccagtagatagttgtatgtcatagttgcacatcctcctagttgctgtatgtgggacgcaacctcagcatggctggagaagcagtgcgtcggtgcgcgcccgggatctgaaccctgggccgccagcagcggagcgcgcgcacttaactgctaagccatggggccggcccagaaaccaAGAATTTTGAGCCTATTAAAAACCTGGTTACAAGCTTAACATAGTCCAATATGAAATGTAATTATagtaaaaatgtgtattttatagttttcaaaatattttcatgtaaatatttcatataaatataaataaaatatttcatataaaaatatttcaaaatattttatatttgtttctgaACACAACGTTGTCATGGGGATGGCACGTAATATTACTCTTTTTACAAACAAAGAAATGGAGTTCTTAGGAGGGCTAAATAGAGCTTGTCAGTGGCAGTTTTAAGATCAAAGAACTCAAGTCCTCTGGGTCTTTGATGTTTCTGTTATGTGAACTTCATAATAGAAACTTGAACTAGCAAATAGGAGTCACTCCTGTATGCTCCTCTAGAACTTCAATGAAATTTGTCCCAGCGGTTAACATATTAACACAGCTTCTCAACTTGTTtgtctctgcttcttttttttttttttttaaagattttatttatttattttttccccccaaagccccagtagatagttgtatgtcatagctgcacatccttctagttgcttgtCTCTGCTTCTTGACTGGAAGTTTATTGGGGGCAGAGACTTCGTATTTGCTGTGTCCCAGTGGCCTAGCAGAGAGCCTGATTTTTTCATAAATGTTGATTAAGTGGGTGAAGAGGGGTCACCATTAGACTCTATTTGAAATAAAAGtatacattattaatttttgtttacaaTTAGCTACCTaattatttgtatgtatatacatcatTGTCTTTATGAAAAGGGTAACTTTCTAATCCCTTTCTTTGTGCTTAGAAAGAGTCCTGGAAACCTTTAAGGTTATAGAAAcaattctttaataaatttttgaATATCCGTTTTCAAGGCATTGGGTGAGAAAGGTGAACAATCCTTTTTGTTAAGCGTGATAAGGTCTCATGTGTTCGTTTACAATGGAGCACTTTAGCGAAACTGCAGTTATAATTCGGAACAGTCTTTCATTCACATTTCAGAAGTATGAGGTTGCAGAAACCTTCaaaatttttgctgtttttttcagTATGTAGATTTCAAATGAACTTGAGAAATCTATCAGAATTCTGTAGGAATGTATCACGAACTGGTTAATTTTTCATTAGACACTTATTTCCCATTTTGTATCTACTgagaaaacaatgaataaatttataacagctttgttgagatgaAATTGGTATAcagtaaactgcacatatttaaagtgtacaatttggtaTGTCTTGACATGTATACACTATAATCAAGcttgaacatttccatcactcctaAAAGTTTCCTGGGGCTATTTTGTATCCCTCCGTCTTTCCCTGCTCCTACCTTGTACCTGGGCAACCGCTAatctcatttatataaaattttagaaaatgcaaactaatatacagtgacagaaagcataGTCTTTGTTTTAATCACTGGCATTATGAGGGAGAAAAACTGTGAAGACTGCCAAAGCACTacagcttttttgtttgttgaccTTTCATGGGTTACCAGTGGCAGCCCATAATGGGTATACTTTGCATAAATAAGATATCAGGCGTAGTTACTAAAATTGCCAGAAAGCAGTGGGAGCCTTTTGATACACTACGGAGAAAATACTAAATGACTGGCTACTTATTCTTGCTTGTATCTCCTGGCATCATATTACATGCTTCCATCAAATATTCtgatttctctctttccatttgtAGATTGAACTTTTTCAAtatatttgtgctttttttgAACTAAATTTTTGATATTTCTCCTTGAAACAAATGTCTGATAGTACTTCTGAAGCGAACCTTTCTGCCCACATAGAAATATTATGAGTATTTAAAGTATTAAAGAAATCTAAAGGAATTTTTTGGTAGGGATTAGAGTTCCTAACAAATGGCTTTtgcttccttatcttcttattgtggtggtttttgtttttggtccTAGACTTCAGCCTCAGAATCACTGTGTAGGAGGTCATGAGGATAAAACAATGAGTTGAGTTGAAATTATTTAACTGATCTTAAGGTTGAATTTGTTAAATGATGTAGAGTTTTTGGATGGTTTTAGTTTTTTTTGATGTTGCTGTGTTTGTTACCCTCAGTGATTGATATCTGCCTTTACCAAGGATAAAAGTGTTCTCTTGAGAAATGAGTatcattttgaaagaaataaacacaaaactaaacaaaactcaATTATTATTCTTGAGGAATGTCCATATACTTTCTGGAAGCTTCTTTGAAATTAATGCACATTATTAAAAATTCAAGGAAATGAATGCATTCTCAAGTTTGATGCTGTAATTCAGAATATCTAGTTTTGTAAGTATTCATTAGTTGTTCCTAATTCCTGTTCTTCTAGtaattgaaatacctatagaatgCAGAGAGAAAAAGCTATGCTTTCTTGTCCAGCATATAGTTCCAGTAGAGCTGAGATACTAATTCTTAGAGCTACATCTATATTTTCAAGCACGTCAACTttaagtagaagaaaatattgaggaaaatataaaaaagtttttatatacttttccttttaaatagatGAAGAACTTCCTGATTACATTATGGTGATGGTGGCCAACAAGAAAAGTCAGGACCAAATGACAGAGGACCTGTCCCTGTTTCTAGGGAACAACACAATTCGATTCACCGTATGGTATGTTTCTGAATATTTACCCCTCAGACGAAAGTTTGGCATAAGTCAGAGTAGGTCTTCTGTCTGAAAAGAGGTTCTTGACAGGAGAGTCAGATTCAATGTGGAGAGGCAGGTTGTGAGTGATGAGAGCACagcttctggagccagactgctgggGTTGAATCTTGAATCTGTCTCTTGCcttggtttctccatctgtaaaatgggtacagtTAAATCACCTTCATAGGATTgtttgtggggattaaatgagctaatatgtGTAATGTGCTTACAGCTGTGCCTGGCCCATAGCAAGTCCTTAATATATGTTAATTGTAgttattttgtttcttctgtaAACTTCTGCATCTTATTGTTCCTTTCCCCACATCAAAACCAGTTACAGGTGTTTTTTGGACTGGGTCGACTTCCTGAACTGCTTTCTCCAATGAGTTACCTCTTAGGGGGCAAAGTTTTTTTGACAAaatttcaaatcatttttttaagatttagaactttttgaagcttggaattttaaaataggcAACTAATTGTTCAAATATGAATTAATAGTATAATTTTTAATGTCCTTTTTCAGACTGTATATGCTTTTAGTGGAAAATACTGACTAAAAGCATAAGATGGAATTTAAGAAAGCAGGCCAGGTTCTGGTACCAGGTTTGAGGTAGATTGAGGACTGAGGGGGGTGATGATGTGGCTGAGAATAGAGAGGAAATATTTATATAAGGGCCTCACGCTGGGAACCACCAGTTACAGCACAAGTTGAGGATGGACCAAAAGTTGAACAAGCAGAGTGGCCTGCTTAATTTGAATGTCAAGAGACTGGGAGGGGGAATAGGAGGCACTAAGGAGGGATCTGAAGCTGGTTAACTTCTTGCCTTCAAACCAAAGTTTGTCTTGAAGGTGTTTTTGCCTCAGGCAACTGTATGCTTTACAACTCATGTGAAGCTTTCTTGGAATTCCACACAGCATCCACTAGGTTTATATTACACAGTTTTGAAGAACGTTGAGTGCAGTGGTCGATCCTCAGATGTTTCGGTGTGTGCACTCCTGTAGTGTGGGTGACCTAACCCACTTGTTAACAATTTGTCTCCAGAATTTACAAAAACGAGAGAGAGAGATCGTGGTACTTTAGACTGGGTAAATTCCCATTATCttgagtgctttttttttttttttaagttttcatcaGTCCaggtatttgttttgtttcatacACATTTTTTTATGACCTGACTTGTGGTTCAGTCTTCGGATCACTTTGGGTTTAAGTCCCACTAATATAATGTGGGAGATTGACCTAGTAGGTCCTTTCTCAGATAACTTCATGCAATACTTCAGACAGATTTCTTACGTAAACAAACTACTAActgaatttgaatttaaaatcaAGTTAGTTCAACTTTCTCATCTTGCCCTAAATTCTTTTCTTTAACATGTGTAGGTGGAAGTGGTGGTGTCTCTGTTTTGCCACTTTGCTTTCCTAAGTTATGTGTTCCTTGACACCAGCATCagactgttctgattatttggagcTCTGTAATAATTGTGTCCTAGGGGACAGTGGCATGTGACTGGGTTCTGGATGAAACATTATTATAATGAGATATTTCTGGTGTTTTCAGGAGGCATGGCCTCTTGAAGGATTGTAAAGCAAATTTGCCTTGTATATAACTACTAAAATAGGTtatattataagcaaagttgcagCCTATGCTTGTTTACAGCATTAGTTTTGTAAATAATAGTTATAGTGAAGTGATAtagtatattttgagattttgtttttttgtgtgtgtgtgtgaggaagatcagcccggagctgacatctgccaatcctcctctttttttgctgaggaagactggccctggactaacatccatgcccatcttcctctacctttttttttatatgggatgctgccatagcatggcttgacaggcgagtgcgttggtgcgccccggggatccgaaccggcgaaccccgggccgcggcagtggagggcgtgcacttaaccacttgcaccactgggccggccgcttgagattatttttaagtttctttctttttctttttttttttttgtgaggaagatcagccctgagctgacagccatgccaatcctcctctttttgctggagaaaactggccctgggctaacatctgtgcctatcttcctccactttatatgggaccccaccaaagcatggcctgacaagcggtgcctcggtgcgcgcccgggatccgaacctgggctgcgagcagcggagtgcgcgcacttaaccactacgccgcggggctggccctaagtcttttttatttctcagaaTTAAGTTCCCGACACCATATaagtagataaaataaaatttaaactgtgCTTaaacagtggtaataataccctatATTACACGCaggtgatatttttttttttactgtaagcTACATTCAGCCTTTAGTCCTTAGGAAACAAAAGGACATGCTTTGTAGATCAAGACTGTGTGGTCGGATGATCCTGTTATTTTTGCAGAGGCTGGATGTTGAAAATGATGAAAATACGATTTTTGATTGGTTTCTACTGTATTCATGTAAagccttttttaaaatgtgaaacaaaGTTTATTTTAATACTGTTTATCCGTGAAATACCATTTAGTACCATTTATGTGAAGATTGATTCTGTAATGTCATCAAATTTAGAGTGACAgttgaaataaaatctttcttgaTTAAaggaagcttttatttttttatttttgttttttttcttttaggcttCATGGTGTATTAGATAAACTTCGCTCTGTTACAACTGGTAAGATTCATAAAAGTATCTAggtttttttgaaatttgttatAGCATATGGTTTTCTTTCTAAAGTCGTATATattactttgggggaaaaacctATAAATTTGGAAACAGTTCATTTGAACTTTTTTAGGAAGcacatatttttatgaatttaagAGCAGTGAGTTTAATATAATTGAAAGATAATTTAAACAAGGGAATGGGAACTGTAcattttatcctaaggaaataattctaGATGTGTTCAATGATTTAGCCTCAGGgatgtttcaatattttataattaaaaattacttaaactcCAGTAATAGTAAATTGAATAAATGATTATATTACTATATATAGAATAATATCCAGCTATTAAAAATGTTGTGGAACAACATGTGTTGGTTTGAAATTGGTGATGAGGAAGGAAAAGCTtcaaagtaataaaaatagcttGCGAGTACCATGTATTTTTCTTTCCAGACCCTTCTAGTCTAAAGTCTTCTGATACCAACATCTTTGATAATAACGTGCCTTCAAACAAGAGCAGTTTCAGTCGGGGAGATGAGAGAAGGCACGAAGCTGCAGTGCCACCCCTTGCAGTTTCTAGCACTAGACCTGAAAAAAGAGATTCCAGAGTTTCTTCAGGTTCCCAGGAGCAGAAGACTACTACTGTCAGGTAAGAGTCCTGGGTAGACCTGCTGTGGACAGATGGGTATATGTGTGTGACATTTACATTagtttttatatgtttaaattgCTGTTTTCAGAAATTTTTGGGAGCAGTCAGGTGGTCAtgagcagttttttaaaaataaaataatggatgaGACCAAGGATTATCTTTTATCTCAAATGTAGTAAATCAGAATTTAGAAAAAGATACATAGAGGGAATATTGAaactttttcattaaaatttaagtaaattttctttgaagattTAAAGATATTGCTCTAACTTGGTTGcaatactttgtgtgtgtgtgtgttttaaatagaCAGACTTATGATGATGGAGCTGCAACCCGACTAATGTCAACAGTGAAACCTCTGAGGGAGCCAGCACCCTCTGAAGATGTGATTGATATTAAGCCAGAACCAGATGATCTCATTGATGAAGACCTCAATTTTGTGCAGGAGAATCCCTTATCTCAGAAAAAACCTACAGTGACACTTACGTATGGTTCTTCTCGCCCTTCTATTGAAATTTATCGACCACCTGCAAGTCGAAATGCAGATAGTGGTGCTCAATTAAATAGGTTGCAATTTCAACAGCAGCAAAATAGTATTCATGCTGCCAAGCAACTCGATATACAGAACAGTCGGGTGTATGAAACAGGACGTTTGTGTGAACCAGAAGTGCTTAACAGCTTAGAAGAGACTTATAGTCCCTTCTTCAGAAACAACTCAGAAAAAATGAGTATAGAGGTTTGTATATACTTATAAGTTCTGGCTTGTTAGGCTGAAAGTTAGCAGTTCTTAATACTAAATAGTATGTGAAATAACACATtttgcaagtttaaaataaactgACTTTTGTGCTACTCAACATATTACactagtggggccggccctgtggcttagcggttaagtgtgcgcgctccgctgctggcggcctgggttcggatcctgggcgcgcactgactcaccgcttctccggccatgctgaggccacgtcccacatacagcaactagaaggatgtgcaactatgacatacaactatctactggggctttgggggggaaataaattaaaaaaaaaaacatattacgCTAGTGAGGTTTTCGTCTCCACGAATGGTTGCTCCAGATATTTTACATCTTATTTACTTATCTGAGATGCCAACATTTGAGATAACTTTAAGCTTACCTTATAATTTTGAGGGGATTTTAGGTCAATTTTAGATGTTTCATGGCTATTACTAGTAAACAGCCAAGTAACTccattttattagtttccttaACAGTGCTatctgctgctgttattataagtGAATGTTAGAGCACTAGTTTTTGTTTTAGCTAAAGGTTGGCTATTAgggataatatttatatttttaaaagaaaccagGAGATAGCCCATGAATTCTTAATATGGTTagctttttcttaaaaagaagaaaatattctgtGGTAGAACATTGTTACTTTCTGAGACTAGGTAAGCATAAATTTATCTGATTGCAGGAAGAAAACTTTCGGAAGAGAAAGTTGCCTGTGGTAAGTTCAGTTgttaaagtaaaaaaattcaATCAtgatggagaagaggaggaggaagatgatgatTGTGGGTCTCGTACAGGAAGCATCTccagcagtgtgtcagtgccAGCAAAGCCTGAAAGGAGGTACCTGAACATGTCTGTAAATTAATCTTTAATTGCCTGGTGGAGTCTTCTGGGTTTCTTGAAGAGGatgtcatgaaaataaaaatttggtaACATATAAGACTTTTCCATTGGTTTTTGAGAAACACTTAtattaatgaaagagaaattgcttaaaattggaaaagacTGTAGAGAATATTAAAATCTGTAATATGAAGGAGGCGGTAGTTGATCcagaatcattattttaaaaagttataaggTTCCAATCCAGTGGGCATTTTCTAAAAACTACAGCTGGTCTGTTCAAAACCTCAGAAGGCTGTAGTAAAAGGGATAATGGATGGCTAGCATGTAAAGAACTCAAATCTAAAATTTAATCAAAATACCTTTCTTAACTTCTTTAGACCTTCACTTCCACCTTCTAAACAAGCTAACAAGAATCTAATTTTGAAGGCTATATCTGAAGCTCAAGAGTCTGTAACAAAGACAACTAACTATTCTACAGGTAATTTCAATGTATTGTGTTTACATTAAGTAAGATTTCTGTAACTTGTGGAAGCTAGAAATGATTGCTCCCCAAGTTGTGGTAAAATAAAGATGCCTGCCAGATGTCAAGACCAAGATAAAGTTCAgagaaaaatggttttaaaaggaaatttgacCAGTTTGAGAAACTTTCCCAATTGTCGGTGGACATTTGGGTAACTGTGATGCCTTTTACTCCCTTTTTCCAATGTGTGTGAAATatataatagaaattttaaagagagTTTGGATAAAGATGGGACTTCCATATTTGTAGAATTAGAGTCAACATTAGATATGAATTTATGATGtataaaaagcaaaattagaTAATATTAAGAGGCTGAACTTAGCAAAATTTGCCTAGTATATGAACAGTTTGGTTTCTTTCCTTTCAGTAGAACCCGTTAAT contains the following coding sequences:
- the ZC3H14 gene encoding zinc finger CCCH domain-containing protein 14 isoform X3, with the translated sequence MEIGTEISRKIRSAIKGKLQELGAYVDEELPDYIMVMVANKKSQDQMTEDLSLFLGNNTIRFTVWLHGVLDKLRSVTTDPSSLKSSDTNIFDNNVPSNKSSFSRGDERRHEAAVPPLAVSSTRPEKRDSRVSSGSQEQKTTTVRQTYDDGAATRLMSTVKPLREPAPSEDVIDIKPEPDDLIDEDLNFVQENPLSQKKPTVTLTYGSSRPSIEIYRPPASRNADSGAQLNRLQFQQQQNSIHAAKQLDIQNSRVYETGRLCEPEVLNSLEETYSPFFRNNSEKMSIEEENFRKRKLPVVSSVVKVKKFNHDGEEEEEDDDCGSRTGSISSSVSVPAKPERRPSLPPSKQANKNLILKAISEAQESVTKTTNYSTVSQKQTLPVAPRTRTSQEELLAEMVQGQSRTPRISPPVKEEEIKGDNIEKSQGTQQRQLLSRLQIDPVVAETLQISQAEMSELSVAQKPEKLLERCKYWPACKNGDECAYHHPVSPCKAFPNCKFAEKCLFVHPNCKYDAKCTKPDCPFTHMSRRIPVLPPKPAVTTPAPPSSSQLCRYFPACKKMECPFYHPKHCRFNTQCTRPDCTFYHPTITVPPRHALKWIRPQTSE
- the ZC3H14 gene encoding zinc finger CCCH domain-containing protein 14 isoform X4, which gives rise to MEIGTEISRKIRSAIKGKLQELGAYVDEELPDYIMVMVANKKSQDQMTEDLSLFLGNNTIRFTVWLHGVLDKLRSVTTDPSSLKSSDTNIFDNNVPSNKSSFSRGDERRHEAAVPPLAVSSTRPEKRDSRVSSGSQEQKTTTVRQTYDDGAATRLMSTVKPLREPAPSEDVIDIKPEPDDLIDEDLNFVQENPLSQKKPTVTLTYGSSRPSIEIYRPPASRNADSGAQLNRLQFQQQQNSIHAAKQLDIQNSRVYETGRLCEPEVLNSLEETYSPFFRNNSEKMSIEEENFRKRKLPVVSSVVKVKKFNHDGEEEEEDDDCGSRTGSISSSVSVPAKPERRPSLPPSKQANKNLILKAISEAQESVTKTTNYSTVSQKQTLPVAPRTRTSQEELLAEMVQGQSRTPRISPPVKEEEIKGDNIEKSQGTQQRQLLSRLQIDPVVAETLQISQAEMSELSVAQKPEKLLERCKYWPACKNGDECAYHHPVSPCKAFPNCKFAEKCLFVHPNCKYDAKCTKPDCPFTHMSRRIPVLPPKPVTTPAPPSSSQLCRYFPACKKMECPFYHPKHCRFNTQCTRPDCTFYHPTITVPPRHALKWIRPQTSE